In Cygnus atratus isolate AKBS03 ecotype Queensland, Australia chromosome 5, CAtr_DNAZoo_HiC_assembly, whole genome shotgun sequence, a single window of DNA contains:
- the LOC118244285 gene encoding prolactin-releasing peptide receptor-like — MAHSQLPNDSWQNGSAPLFTGLDLLLELKPLFIPLYATLVAVACTGNLFLILLIALTKKLHCTTNFLIGNLAAADFIMCLACVPLTVSYAFEVRGWLFGMFMCYFITLMQAATVFVSVLSLTAIAVDRYVVVAYPIRRRISRKSCVCIVACIWLLSIMASVPTSLHTQYLDLNTIGHDMIICEEFWKHEERERLLYSCLMLLLSYMLPLLAVSVSFCAITYHLRRRNVPGAAYPCQDKWTKTKQKTFRVLTVSVVCFAICWLPLQVVNFIRDIDEEFTILDKRYVNVIQVSCHLIAMSSACYNPFIYASLHDKFRFHLSSYFYRKKKSSSIVSCKASRFNTCSTLADAPAGVSDKIALQTRFS; from the coding sequence ATGGCTCACAGCCAGCTCCCGAATGACTCCTGGCAGAACGGCTCAGCCCCTCTCTTCACTGGCCTTGACCTCCTCCTGGAGCTCAAACCGCTCTTCATCCCACTCTACGCCACCCTGGTGGCCGTGGCGTGCACAGGGAACCTCTTTCTCATCCTCCTCATCGCTCTCACCAAGAAGCTGCACTGCACCACCAATTTCCTGATAGGGAACCTGGCTGCAGCCGACTTCATCATGTGCCTGGCCTGCGTCCCGCTGACCGTCTCCTACGCCTTCGAGGTGCGAGGCTGGCTCTTTGGGATGTTCATGTGCTACTTCATCACCTTGATGCAGGCCGCCACCGTCTTCGTCTCGGTGCTGTCCCTCACCGCCATTGCTGTTGACCGGTACGTTGTCGTGGCGTACCCCATCCGCCGGAGGATCAGCCGCAAGTCCTGCGTCTGCATAGTGGCCTGCATCTGGTTGCTCTCCATCATGGCCTCTGTCCCGACATCCCTGCACACCCAGTACTTGGATCTCAACACCATTGGCCATGACATGATCATCTGCGAAGAGTTTTGGAAGCATGAGGAGAGGGAGCGGCTACTGTACTCGTGCTTGATGCTCCTCCTGTCCTACATGCTCCCACTGTTGGCCGTGTCAGTCTCCTTCTGTGCCATTACCTACCACCTGCGGCGAAGGAATGTCCCGGGTGCTGCCTACCCCTGCCAAGACAAATGgaccaaaacaaagcagaaaacctTCCGCGTGCTCACCGTCTCGGTGGTGTGCTTCGCAATCTGCTGGCTGCCCCTCCAGGTGGTGAACTTCATCAGAGACATCGACGAGGAGTTCACCATCTTGGACAAGAGGTACGTGAATGTCATCCAGGTCTCATGCCACTTGATCGCCATGAGCTCTGCCTGCTATAACCCCTTCATCTATGCCTCCCTCCATGACAAGTTCCGCTTCCACCTCAGCAGCTACTTCTACCGCAAGAAGAAGAGCTCCAGCATCGTGTCCTGCAAGGCCTCGCGATTCAACACCTGCTCCACGTTGGCAGATGCTCCAGCTGGGGTCTCGGATAAGATAGCTTTGCAAACCAGGTTCTCTTAG